Within Vigna unguiculata cultivar IT97K-499-35 chromosome 2, ASM411807v1, whole genome shotgun sequence, the genomic segment taatagacaaacacattaaaataacatatgcaCTTGCTGTGAACAATTCTGTTTGGCATCTTGTCTTGATtactcttctttctttcttgtctTTACCATGTGAACCAATCTTATATGTAGCAGGTCAGAAAAAGGAATCAAAGAATACCACACAacctttgttctttttttttttttttctattttttgagttaaagagagaaaagtaaaagaacaaaagaagaaCATTTTTCAGTCATATAAATGACTTTTCCAAATATGGTCAGGGATAGACAAACATGTTAGCATGCCTCTGTTTTGGTTTTTTCTGAGTCAACCATTCAAAAGCTTCACCTCAATTATCTTCTTTTATTGTTCATGTACCTTTCTGTACATAACAGAGATGAGATTATTTGCACAAGAGTATCTTTTCATAAAGAAATAGAGTGAACAGATAGAAAATTGGAATGAATATTAAGTTGTCTTGTTTAAcagtttatataaatttagaatGCAATTAAAGGTAGAGTTGAATGTGTTTTTAGTTAAGAAAAATAGGTTTGAGttagtattttttatgtatcaaaatttgtatgttattgtgtttttaatatgTGACAACTGCAAGTAATATTTACTAGTTTTgtcatataatattaatatgtataattttaaaaaaaaatctaaaatttaagttatttatctatcttaaaattattagtgttgataaaattctttaaatatattgatgttttaatatttgaaacGTATTTCCTCCCTCATGTGGGAAGAGGAAAATTATAGAACCAATTATCATTTTAAGCTTTTAGCTTTATATTTTACTTACATGGAACACCACTCATTTTTTATCTTACCCATTGCATTCCTATCTTGTTGCAAGGGACATTAAAAACAAACTTTTCtcaagaattaaaattaattcagtagagaaattaataaaaaaggaaTTCTCAATTTAACTTTCACATATAATAATTTtacctaaaaaataatattattttcttctccCAAAGTATCTGTAGAGATTTTTTTGTCTCTAGTTGTAAAGGGTAACTGAGACAATCTTGTTAATAGAGATTTAGTgcttattttttcttgtatttgcttagtttttgttttcttataacatgtttttaaaCACTTTAAAACCTATTTGAGGGTAACAGAATCCCCTTAAAACATATAAACAAGTTAGAGAACAAATGAAACTTCCACTTATGACTTAATGATGGTCATCTTAAGCTCAAATGTAgatttaatagtaaaaaaaatgtctttctGCTACACAAAGAGCACTCTTTGTgctaaattttagtattttagtaTTTTGGTACTTTTTAAACCAACCAACCTgcaacaaaattaacaaatcaTTCATGTATCACACTATGGGAGCATTCTTCTCAGATTAACACAGAGGGAGAGATACATTGCACTGCAACATACtccaataatttataatttactcGTGTGTTCCTCAAACTATGATATTTCTGAGATTCCAACATTTATGAGACAAGCTTCATCATTTTTTTCCTCCACCTACCATTGACCAGCTTCAAATGGACCATAATAGAACTAGAAGAGAAAACCTTGCACAtgcttttgaaaaaaagaaaggtagaataataaggattttaaaataatgggaAAAATTTATACCTACGGTTCCTTGACATACAAACATTTCATTAAAGATTACACaacaaaatacattttattgaATCTATCATTACACAACAAGATGAGCTGTGTTTTGGGACCACATTATGACCATACATATTCATAGCAAAGGAACAAATCTAATACCCTATGATGTCAGCTAATAAACTCATCAAGAAATGTAAGCTAATATAAAtcctattatattaaaatgaaggATCAACTCATGCAGAGTGAGACTGTAATCATAAAATCATTGATAAAAATCCTAGGATGTGAGAGAGCAGTGAAGTGAAGGAACACTGTATATATCTCAACAGTtctataaagaaaaaatgagaagaaatcATGCAACATTATTTAAGAATAATACAAGTTGTTACCACCCCAAAGACTGAGAATCAAGCATATACCCAAATACGGGTTGAAGAAATTTACAAGAGAAATCCTCATGCCTGAGAAACATCATGTGTTCCATTAATATAAAAACCGGCACTGCTTACCTCTATAAACTGTCATCTAAAAGTTAAGCCTCTTAGTAGTGATTAGGTTAACTGGATCAATGGAGGGTTACCGGCCGGGCACCTCTGTCGGCGGGGCCTCCTTGTTGTCTTGCCCCAACCTGTTAAGTTTCTATCCTCCAATCCAATTTCAATGTTATTAAGCTGCTGAATCAGTGGGGTGCTAGTCTCATTTGTTGCCACCGGTGTAGGGGGAGAGGGGGCAACCTGTGTCCGTCGCCTCCCCCGGCCACCACCATTCCTTGATGAGCTTCTCCTAGTTAATCCGGAATTCCATGAATAACCTGTTCCCCTCATGATCCCACCAAATGTCTGAAGATCTTCTGTTACTTCATGCCTTGATAAAGATGCAAGGCCTGGAAGAATGTCCCTTTGGAAGTCCCTTCGCTGCCGCCCTCTCCTTGCTGGCCCCTTTCGTGTCCGAGTTGGTAACAAAGTAGTTGTTTCTTCCACTTTGAAGTTTTCAGGAACAAGAGGCTTGGGCATGTAGTCTTCTTCCTTGGTGTATGGCAAGTTCAATGTCATTGCCTCAAAGTAATCCAATCCTCCAGACGAACGCTGCTCGTTGTCCTCAGCATCTTTTTCCCTTGAAACATCACAATTTCCCTCTATATTATCTTTGCATGAGGAAACTATGTCCGCAAACCAATTTAGCATGTCCACCTTTGGACCTTCTGATAAACTTTCACTGGTCACACCATCCACTTCATCAAAGGAAAGAGTTGACAGGACAACAATTGCCTCTGCTGCATTTGTAATAAGTTCATTATCCTTTGACTGTTCAACTGAATGTTTTAGGACTTGCGATGACTGTAGAGAAGTTTCAAGTGGCTTTTCTGCGGAAAGAACATCCTCCTCTGTCTCAAGAACAACAGGGGCTTCCAAATCTATATCTGCCTTTATTTTTACATTGTCACTTGGTATGGTTGTGAAAGATCCTTCATCCTCACTCATACTCAAGTTCAGGTCAATTTGATTTCTAGAGTCTGCTTTTGTAGGAGATCTTGTCTTGCTAGCAGCAGTTTCAGTGAATGCTTCTTTGTCCAACTCAACAGCAGCAGCATCACAAGGCAAGTTGATATCAAATAtctgttttttcttattttccacTGCTTTTACTTCAGATGGATTATGATTTGATACAGACTGTGAAGTGATTGAGGACAACTCCTTGGCAGAAATACGAGGCATCTCAAATATGGGAACACCAAGAATTTTCTTATCCCTAGAGCTTTCATACACCTCTGTCATCCTCACCTCAATGTCATCTTTTTTGGACAATGAGGCAGCATGGAATAAACCTGACTCTCCTGCAGAGTTTTGTACTCCATTCTTACATGTTGTCTTTCCTCTAAGCCAGGGTAACGCAACATGACACTCCTCATTCTTCTGTTCTCCATCCATCATCCCAACAATGCTTGACTGGGGAACAAAGTTGTTGGATGAACCATTCGGAAGCAGAACATTCAAGTCAATATCTTTTCCAGACTTCATGTTATTACAATTTGAATCTGAACCCTTACAGGATTTGGATGGAACATTGTTGATAAAGTGATCGGGGATTATCTTAAAGTCATTTTTATGATTGAGATAGTCGTAGCTAATAGAAGAGATGTTCATTGATGGTTCCTTGGAGCCAGATGAAGACCCAGGGAAAAATCCATTCTGTAGAGGCGCATCACAACGAGAACCTGTGTTAGGCTTGGAATTCATATTTAGAGGCCAGCATTCTTCCAAAATCCCATTGCTTTGTGACTGGGAAATTCTAGTCAAAGCACCAGATGCATGACATGGAGGTGTCTGAATTGACATCAACCTCTGGCTTAGGCTGCTATTGGCCATTTCCCAAGAAGAAGCTGAATGAGACCAAGACTTGGATAAATCAGAGGAAGGAGCAGCTCCAAAAAGACCAGGTCTAAGTAATGGTATCACAGACTCAGGATGCTTGTTGATGGAGAATTCATGATTTCTTTCACTGATATGCAAATCACTAACTGTCTTTTCCCTCCAGATGTCGGCCTTGTTTCGACCATTAATATAATCAGATGCAGGTTCATGAAATTTGCTAAATGCATCTTGTATTGTTTGGGAAGATAAAGGTGATTTCTCCAGTCTGAGGACGTGTGGACCAGATTGTGTGCTGTTATTAGCTTTCCCTGTCAATATTAGCAACATGATTGTCATGGAACAATTATAATCAGAAGTAAATATCAATGGTGATTGTTGCCAGATAAGAAAGACAAATGTACTCCAAACATATAGAAACACAAAGGAAAcagatttaaattttacttagagaaaaaaaatttaactttccTACTACTAAAAAATAGTTCATAAACAAGAAACCAGAAGAAAGGCAACAAAGTGCATAATGTACAGTAATTCATTCTCTAACCTGCCCCAGGTACTGATTGATACCACCCTTTTCCACCCCTATTGTTCTCCAAATAACCATTATTTTGAGCCCAACTGTCAGTTCCATGACTTGAGTTGAGCAATTGTTCCCTAGATAAACCAAAAAACTCTGACTTTGGTTTGGGAGCGGCAGAGAGATCAGAACATTCAGCTTCCCCTTGACAGGGATTACAGTCCAGAACGTGAACATATGGAGAATTGTACGTTTCTTCCACTTGAAGAGGTTCGTTTAAGTCAGCCAAACCATTTCTTCTCTTTAAAGATTGCTCAGATCTTGAAGTGTCTTGATTGCCGGTCTTCTCACCATTGCCACAAAAATGTTCCCCATCACCCTCCTTCCCATTTTTACAGTTTCGATCAGGAAGAAAGAAAGATGGATCACTCGTCTTTTCATCACTGAGCTTTTCGCTTTCCTCGGTATCAATGTACTCATCAGCAGGGAGGTGAAGGTCAAACATTTTTCTCCTCACCTTCGAGGGTCTGGACTCAAGCACCTCAACATCTTTTGAACTACATCCATTTGGGGATGGAAACGGACTTGTTTGTTTGCCAATCCCTTTCATCGAATCCAAAGGAGAATGAATGCCCTCAACTCCTGACACAGATGTTTTAGCACAACTAGAATTTCCCAAAGGAATATGCCATTTTTGTCCGACATCATTTGTTAATTGAGATG encodes:
- the LOC114173344 gene encoding uncharacterized protein LOC114173344, whose translation is MGTKVQNLPGYYSMRDLNEESSSCGWPLFYGDKSLSNGQYYNSYLPSSATDACSGYDRDAVKRMMLEHEAIFKNQVYELHRLYRIQRDLMSEVKKKELDRNQIPIEASCSTGQMASQLTNDVGQKWHIPLGNSSCAKTSVSGVEGIHSPLDSMKGIGKQTSPFPSPNGCSSKDVEVLESRPSKVRRKMFDLHLPADEYIDTEESEKLSDEKTSDPSFFLPDRNCKNGKEGDGEHFCGNGEKTGNQDTSRSEQSLKRRNGLADLNEPLQVEETYNSPYVHVLDCNPCQGEAECSDLSAAPKPKSEFFGLSREQLLNSSHGTDSWAQNNGYLENNRGGKGWYQSVPGAGKANNSTQSGPHVLRLEKSPLSSQTIQDAFSKFHEPASDYINGRNKADIWREKTVSDLHISERNHEFSINKHPESVIPLLRPGLFGAAPSSDLSKSWSHSASSWEMANSSLSQRLMSIQTPPCHASGALTRISQSQSNGILEECWPLNMNSKPNTGSRCDAPLQNGFFPGSSSGSKEPSMNISSISYDYLNHKNDFKIIPDHFINNVPSKSCKGSDSNCNNMKSGKDIDLNVLLPNGSSNNFVPQSSIVGMMDGEQKNEECHVALPWLRGKTTCKNGVQNSAGESGLFHAASLSKKDDIEVRMTEVYESSRDKKILGVPIFEMPRISAKELSSITSQSVSNHNPSEVKAVENKKKQIFDINLPCDAAAVELDKEAFTETAASKTRSPTKADSRNQIDLNLSMSEDEGSFTTIPSDNVKIKADIDLEAPVVLETEEDVLSAEKPLETSLQSSQVLKHSVEQSKDNELITNAAEAIVVLSTLSFDEVDGVTSESLSEGPKVDMLNWFADIVSSCKDNIEGNCDVSREKDAEDNEQRSSGGLDYFEAMTLNLPYTKEEDYMPKPLVPENFKVEETTTLLPTRTRKGPARRGRQRRDFQRDILPGLASLSRHEVTEDLQTFGGIMRGTGYSWNSGLTRRSSSRNGGGRGRRRTQVAPSPPTPVATNETSTPLIQQLNNIEIGLEDRNLTGWGKTTRRPRRQRCPAGNPPLIQLT